From the genome of Azospira restricta, one region includes:
- a CDS encoding HupU protein, with protein sequence MKILWLQASGCGGCTQSLLGAESRRGVLARLAGGGVELVFHPALAEASGDEALALLAAAADGTLAFDALCVEGALLRGPNGSGRFHVLAGSGVPMIDWVRRLAARARHVLAIGSCTAYGGIAASGDNLLEACGLQFDGAEPGGLLGADFRAGSGLPVVNVAGCPIHADWVVDTLLALAAGAFAAGDLDALQRPRFYSEQLVHHGCPKNEFYEFKASAQKPSDLGCLMENLGCKGTQAHADCNVRPWYGVGSCLRGGFSCIACTEPGFEEPGHPFMATPKVAGIPIGLPLDMPKAWFVALAALSKSATPKRVRESATRDHPLPLPSTKKGPRP encoded by the coding sequence ATGAAGATCCTCTGGCTGCAGGCTTCCGGCTGCGGCGGCTGCACGCAGTCGCTGCTAGGCGCCGAGTCGCGGCGCGGCGTGCTGGCGCGGCTCGCCGGCGGCGGCGTCGAGCTCGTCTTCCACCCGGCGCTGGCGGAAGCCAGCGGCGACGAGGCGCTGGCGCTGCTCGCCGCCGCCGCCGACGGCACCCTCGCCTTCGACGCACTGTGCGTCGAGGGCGCGCTGCTGCGCGGGCCGAACGGCAGCGGCCGCTTCCACGTGCTGGCCGGCAGCGGCGTGCCGATGATCGACTGGGTGCGCCGGCTGGCCGCGCGCGCCCGCCATGTGCTGGCGATCGGCAGCTGCACCGCCTACGGCGGCATTGCCGCCTCCGGCGACAACCTGCTCGAAGCCTGCGGCCTGCAGTTCGACGGCGCCGAGCCGGGCGGCCTGCTCGGCGCCGATTTCCGCGCCGGCAGCGGGCTGCCGGTGGTCAACGTCGCCGGCTGCCCGATCCACGCCGACTGGGTCGTCGACACGCTGCTGGCGCTCGCCGCCGGCGCCTTCGCCGCCGGCGACCTCGACGCGCTGCAGCGGCCGCGCTTCTATTCCGAGCAACTGGTCCACCACGGCTGCCCGAAGAACGAGTTCTACGAATTCAAGGCCAGCGCGCAGAAGCCCTCCGACCTCGGCTGCCTGATGGAGAACCTCGGCTGCAAGGGCACGCAGGCGCACGCCGACTGCAACGTGCGGCCGTGGTACGGCGTCGGCTCGTGCCTGCGCGGCGGCTTCTCGTGCATCGCCTGCACCGAGCCCGGCTTCGAGGAACCGGGGCATCCGTTCATGGCGACGCCGAAGGTCGCCGGCATCCCGATCGGCCTGCCGCTGGACATGCCGAAGGCCTGGTTCGTCGCGCTCGCCGCGCTGTCCAAGTCGGCGACGCCGAAGCGCGTGCGCGAGTCGGCGACGCGCGACCATCCGCTGCCGCTGCCGTCGACCAAGAAGGGGCCGCGCCCGTGA
- a CDS encoding sigma-54-dependent transcriptional regulator gives MSAPLRAGNGRLPAVLVVDDELRSREALQRTLEEDFAVFTADGAETAQAVLEREAPLGGVQIVLCDQRMPGTTGVEFLKGVRERWPDSVRIILSGYTEAEDIIAGINEAGIYQYLLKPWQPEQLLLTLKNAWNISRLQQENQRLSLELRAAEPVLKRRVEMKYERVKREFGVDGLVRAPHSPLNAVVALIGKVAPFDLSVLISGESGTGKEMVARAIHYGSRRAGRAFVVENCGALPDQLLEAELFGYKRGAFTGAYEDRIGLFQQADGGTIFLDEIGETSPAFQVKLLRVLQEGEFRPLGGARPVSVDVRVIAATNRDLEAEVREGRFREDLYYRLATVPLHVPPLRERTMDIPLLAERLLEASKRALGKDCDGFTGEAAACIAAYRWPGNVRELQNEILRMLALTDGPRLGAELLSPRVLRTPVGETQAADLSLLAGLDGGLKERMEQLEAQVVKEALIRHRWNKSKAAAELGLSRVGLRNKLERYGLERK, from the coding sequence ATGAGCGCGCCGCTGCGTGCCGGCAACGGCAGGCTGCCGGCGGTCCTCGTCGTCGACGACGAGCTGCGCTCGCGCGAGGCGCTGCAGCGCACGCTGGAGGAGGACTTCGCGGTGTTCACCGCCGACGGCGCCGAGACGGCGCAGGCGGTGCTCGAACGCGAAGCCCCGTTGGGCGGCGTGCAGATCGTGCTCTGCGACCAGCGCATGCCGGGGACCACCGGCGTCGAGTTCCTGAAGGGCGTGCGCGAGCGCTGGCCGGATTCGGTGCGCATCATCCTCTCCGGCTACACCGAGGCCGAGGACATCATCGCCGGCATCAACGAGGCCGGCATCTACCAGTACCTGTTGAAGCCCTGGCAGCCCGAGCAGCTGCTGCTGACGCTGAAGAACGCCTGGAACATCTCGCGCCTGCAGCAGGAGAACCAGCGCCTGTCGCTCGAGCTGCGCGCCGCCGAACCGGTGCTGAAGAGGCGCGTCGAGATGAAGTACGAGCGGGTGAAGCGCGAGTTCGGCGTAGACGGCCTGGTGCGTGCGCCGCACAGCCCGCTCAACGCAGTCGTCGCGCTGATCGGGAAGGTCGCCCCGTTCGACCTGTCGGTGCTGATCAGCGGCGAGTCGGGCACCGGCAAGGAGATGGTCGCGCGCGCGATCCACTACGGCAGCCGCCGCGCCGGCCGGGCCTTCGTCGTCGAGAACTGCGGCGCGCTGCCCGACCAGCTGCTCGAGGCCGAACTGTTCGGCTACAAGCGCGGCGCCTTCACCGGCGCCTACGAAGACCGCATCGGGCTGTTCCAGCAGGCCGACGGCGGCACCATCTTCCTCGACGAGATCGGCGAGACCTCGCCCGCCTTCCAGGTCAAACTGCTGCGCGTGCTGCAGGAAGGCGAGTTCCGCCCGCTCGGCGGCGCGCGGCCGGTGTCGGTCGACGTGCGCGTGATCGCCGCCACCAACCGCGACCTCGAGGCCGAGGTGCGCGAAGGGCGCTTCCGCGAGGACCTCTACTACCGGCTGGCGACGGTGCCGCTGCACGTGCCGCCGCTGCGCGAGCGGACGATGGACATCCCGCTCTTGGCCGAGCGCCTGCTCGAGGCGTCGAAGCGGGCGCTGGGCAAGGACTGCGACGGCTTCACCGGCGAGGCGGCGGCCTGCATCGCCGCCTACCGCTGGCCGGGCAACGTGCGCGAACTGCAGAACGAGATCCTGCGCATGCTGGCGCTGACCGACGGGCCGCGCCTCGGCGCCGAGCTGCTCAGCCCGCGCGTGCTGCGGACGCCGGTCGGCGAGACGCAGGCGGCCGACCTGTCGCTGCTGGCGGGCCTCGACGGCGGGCTGAAGGAACGCATGGAGCAGCTGGAGGCGCAGGTGGTCAAGGAGGCGCTGATCCGCCACCGCTGGAACAAGTCGAAGGCGGCCGCCGAACTCGGGCTGTCGCGCGTCGGTTTGCGCAACAAGCTCGAGCGCTACGGGCTGGAGCGCAAATGA
- a CDS encoding sensor histidine kinase, giving the protein MRDPRADRDASTLSPAGDSRRPGAPQLGEDSFRRVVEWAPSAMVMIDGDGVMVLVNAQTERMFDYGREALIGQPVEMLVPERFRGNHRLFRGGFFVDPQPRPMGAGRDLFGCRADGSEFPVEIGLNPIDTEAGVMVLASIVDITERRRSQQRLEDALREKMVLLNEVHHRVKNNLQVITSLLNLQAGHASDPRLRAILAESCGRVKAMALTHQLLYERKDFSRLDLGEYLERLVQSIRATYRAGSSRIGLRLAAPEAGIPLDLERAIPCGLLLNELVTNAFKHAFPGERAGEIVIELATDCGEIMLSVADDGVGLPPESALVESPSLGLQLVPLFVEQLHGTLTVERGGGARFVVRFPLHPVEKESL; this is encoded by the coding sequence ATGCGAGATCCGCGTGCAGATCGAGACGCGTCGACGCTGTCGCCGGCAGGCGACAGTCGCCGGCCGGGCGCGCCGCAGCTCGGCGAGGATTCCTTTCGCCGGGTCGTCGAATGGGCGCCGAGCGCGATGGTGATGATCGACGGCGACGGCGTGATGGTGCTGGTCAACGCGCAGACCGAACGCATGTTCGACTACGGCCGCGAAGCACTGATCGGACAGCCGGTCGAGATGCTGGTCCCGGAACGCTTCCGCGGCAACCACCGGCTGTTCCGCGGCGGTTTCTTCGTCGATCCGCAGCCGCGGCCGATGGGCGCCGGCCGCGACCTGTTCGGCTGCCGCGCGGACGGCAGCGAATTCCCGGTCGAGATCGGCCTCAACCCGATCGACACCGAAGCCGGCGTCATGGTGCTGGCGTCGATCGTGGACATCACCGAGCGCCGCCGTTCGCAGCAGCGGCTCGAGGACGCGCTGCGCGAGAAGATGGTGCTGCTGAACGAGGTGCACCACCGCGTGAAGAACAACCTGCAGGTGATCACCAGCCTGCTCAACCTGCAGGCCGGCCATGCCAGCGATCCCCGCCTGCGCGCGATCCTCGCCGAGAGCTGCGGCCGCGTGAAGGCGATGGCGCTGACGCACCAGCTGCTCTATGAGCGCAAGGACTTCTCGCGCCTCGACCTCGGCGAATACCTGGAGCGCCTGGTACAGTCGATCCGCGCCACCTACCGCGCCGGCAGCAGTCGCATCGGTCTGCGCCTGGCCGCCCCCGAGGCCGGCATCCCGCTCGACCTCGAGCGCGCGATTCCCTGCGGCCTGCTGCTCAACGAGCTGGTGACGAACGCCTTCAAGCACGCCTTTCCCGGGGAACGTGCCGGCGAGATCGTGATCGAACTGGCAACGGACTGCGGCGAAATCATGCTCAGCGTTGCCGACGACGGCGTCGGCCTGCCGCCCGAGTCCGCCCTCGTCGAAAGCCCTTCCCTCGGCCTGCAGCTGGTACCGCTGTTCGTCGAACAGCTGCACGGCACGCTGACCGTCGAGCGCGGCGGCGGCGCGCGCTTCGTCGTGCGCTTTCCGCTGCACCCCGTCGAAAAGGAGAGCTTATGA
- a CDS encoding GDSL-type esterase/lipase family protein encodes MRRRTFVAFAAAALLAGCGRKPKLAALPAGATVLAFGDSVTYGTGAAPGEDWPTRLAARSGWRIVNAGVPGDTAEAGRQRIGPLLDEHRPALVIVEIGGNDFLRRRPQAAVKEDLRAIVAAARAAGAQVVLVAVPELSLLGAVTRKPSDAPIYAELGDEEKLPVVADVFADTLGDPALRADAIHPNAHGYERMAGELHAALRRLGLLR; translated from the coding sequence ATGCGCCGCCGGACTTTCGTCGCCTTCGCCGCCGCCGCGCTGCTCGCCGGCTGCGGCCGCAAACCGAAGCTCGCCGCACTGCCCGCCGGCGCCACCGTGCTCGCCTTCGGCGACAGCGTCACCTACGGTACCGGCGCCGCGCCGGGCGAGGACTGGCCGACGCGGCTGGCGGCGCGCTCCGGCTGGCGCATCGTCAATGCCGGCGTCCCCGGCGACACCGCCGAGGCCGGCCGGCAGCGGATCGGGCCGCTGCTCGACGAACACCGGCCGGCGCTGGTGATCGTCGAGATCGGCGGCAACGACTTCCTCAGGCGCCGCCCGCAGGCGGCGGTCAAGGAAGACCTGCGCGCGATCGTCGCCGCTGCCCGCGCCGCCGGTGCGCAGGTGGTGCTGGTCGCCGTTCCCGAGCTGTCGCTGCTCGGCGCGGTGACGCGCAAGCCGTCGGATGCGCCGATCTACGCCGAGCTGGGCGACGAGGAGAAGCTACCGGTGGTCGCCGACGTCTTCGCCGACACGCTCGGCGATCCGGCGCTGCGCGCCGACGCGATCCATCCCAACGCGCACGGCTATGAACGCATGGCCGGCGAGCTGCACGCCGCGCTGCGCCGGCTCGGCCTGCTGCGCTGA
- a CDS encoding nickel-dependent hydrogenase large subunit: MSRLVIGPFNRVEGDLEVALDVADGRVRGAEVSASLYRGFENLLVGRDPLDALVLVPRICGICSVSQSAAAAAALAAAAGLVMPANGRLAQNLIHCCENLADHLTHFYCFFMPDFARDGYAGAPWHAGVAERFRAQRGSALADWLPARTDFLRVLGYLAGKWPHTLALQPGGTTRAITPTEKVRLAEVLREFRDFLETTLFADALEAFAALDSPAALAAWAEARDGDLARFVRVALALGLERVGRAGDRFLSFGAYAAAGGPLLPRGVWQDGAALALDPAAIVEDVSHAWLEDGAALPPAAGETRPLADPDAKPAAYSWCKAPRYAGRAVETGALARQLLAGQPLAASLVAAHGGSVLARVVARMSEVARLLPQMEQWLREIAPGEPFCAEWTAPQDAHGVGLVEAARGALGHWLTIERGRIAGYQIVAPTTWNFSPRDAAGQPGALEQALVGLPVGAGERNPPIVQHVVRSFDPCMVCTVH; the protein is encoded by the coding sequence GTGAGCCGGCTCGTGATCGGCCCGTTCAACCGCGTCGAGGGCGACCTCGAGGTGGCGCTCGACGTCGCCGACGGCCGCGTGCGCGGCGCCGAGGTCAGCGCCTCGCTGTACCGCGGCTTCGAGAACCTGCTCGTCGGCCGCGACCCGCTCGACGCGCTGGTGCTGGTGCCGCGCATCTGCGGCATCTGCTCGGTGTCGCAGTCGGCCGCCGCCGCCGCTGCGCTGGCCGCCGCCGCCGGCCTCGTCATGCCGGCCAACGGCCGCCTCGCGCAGAACCTGATCCACTGCTGCGAGAACCTCGCCGACCACCTGACGCACTTCTACTGCTTCTTCATGCCCGACTTCGCGCGCGACGGCTACGCCGGCGCGCCGTGGCACGCGGGCGTCGCCGAACGCTTCCGCGCGCAGCGCGGCAGCGCGCTCGCCGACTGGCTGCCGGCGCGCACCGACTTCCTGCGCGTGCTCGGCTACCTCGCCGGCAAATGGCCGCACACGCTGGCGCTGCAACCGGGCGGCACGACCCGGGCGATCACGCCGACCGAGAAGGTCCGGCTGGCCGAGGTGCTGCGCGAGTTCCGCGACTTCCTCGAGACGACGCTGTTCGCCGACGCGCTGGAAGCCTTCGCCGCGCTCGACTCGCCGGCGGCGCTGGCGGCCTGGGCCGAGGCGCGCGACGGCGACCTCGCCCGCTTCGTGCGCGTCGCCCTCGCGCTCGGGCTGGAGCGCGTCGGCCGCGCCGGCGACCGCTTCCTGTCCTTCGGCGCCTACGCCGCCGCCGGCGGCCCGCTCTTGCCGCGCGGTGTCTGGCAGGACGGCGCCGCGCTGGCGCTCGACCCCGCTGCCATCGTCGAGGACGTCAGCCATGCCTGGCTGGAGGACGGCGCCGCGCTGCCGCCGGCCGCCGGCGAGACGCGACCGCTCGCCGACCCCGACGCCAAGCCCGCCGCCTACTCGTGGTGCAAGGCGCCGCGCTACGCCGGCCGCGCGGTCGAGACCGGCGCGCTGGCGCGCCAGCTGCTCGCCGGCCAGCCGCTGGCCGCGAGCCTCGTCGCCGCGCACGGCGGCAGTGTGCTGGCGCGCGTCGTCGCGCGCATGAGCGAGGTGGCGCGGCTGCTGCCGCAGATGGAGCAGTGGCTGCGCGAGATCGCTCCCGGCGAGCCGTTCTGCGCCGAATGGACGGCGCCGCAGGACGCGCACGGGGTCGGCCTGGTCGAGGCGGCGCGCGGCGCGCTCGGCCACTGGCTGACGATCGAGCGCGGCCGCATCGCCGGTTACCAGATCGTCGCGCCGACCACCTGGAACTTCTCGCCGCGGGATGCCGCCGGCCAGCCCGGTGCGCTCGAGCAGGCGCTGGTCGGCCTGCCGGTCGGCGCCGGCGAGCGGAACCCGCCGATCGTCCAGCACGTCGTGCGCTCGTTCGATCCGTGCATGGTGTGCACGGTGCACTGA